A single window of Vicia villosa cultivar HV-30 ecotype Madison, WI unplaced genomic scaffold, Vvil1.0 ctg.003875F_1_1, whole genome shotgun sequence DNA harbors:
- the LOC131641608 gene encoding uncharacterized protein LOC131641608, with the protein MPLTNMLEVEVFYCWGIDFVGPFPPSFANEYILVAVDYVSKWVEALATPKADSKTVIKFLKKNIFSRFGVPRVLISDGGSHFCNTPLEKVLEHYGVKHKVTTPYHPQANGQTEVSNREVKRILEKTVSSSRKEWSLKLDEALWAYRTAYKAPIGLTPFQMVYGKTCHLPVELEHRALWALKFLNFDTTLAGHKRKDQLHELEELRDQAYHSNKLYKDKVRAYHDKKVRCKSFHEGQMVLLFNSRLRLFPGKLKSKWSGPFVVKEVRDYGAIVIEDPKSKESWTVNGQRLKLYHGGEVVRESCAVLLNDP; encoded by the coding sequence ATGCCCTTAACCAATATGTTAGAAGTTGAAGTTTTttattgttggggcattgatttcgTTGGTCCGTTTCCTCCCTCTTTCGCTAATGAGTACATTCTTGTTGCCGTTGACTATgtatctaagtgggtggaagcactTGCGACACCTAAGGCCGACTCTAAAACAGTGATCAAATTCTTAAAGAAAAATATCTTCTCACGTTTTGGTGTGCCAAGGGTGTTGATAAGTGATGGAGGTTCTCACTTTTGTAATACACCTCTGGAAAAAGTTTTAGAACATTATGGTGTAAAACATAAGGTGACCACCCCCTATCACCCACAAGCAAATGGTCAAACGGAAGTATCAAATAGAGAggtaaagagaattcttgagaaaacggtCTCGAGCTCTAGAAAAGAGTGGTCATTGAAACTAGATGAAGCTTTGTGGGCATATCGTACTGCCTACAAAGCTCCTATTGGACTAACCCCTTTTCAGATGGTCTACGGAAAAACGTGTCACCTCCCGGTAGAGCTGGAACATAGAGCATTGTGGGCTCTTAAATTTCTGAACTTTGATACCACTCTGGCCGGCCACAAAAGAAAAGACCAACTCCATGAATtggaagagttaagggaccaggCGTATCACTCCAATAAGCTCTACAAAGACAAAGTCAGAGCTTATCATGATAAAAAGGTCCGATGCAAAAGTTTTCATGAGGGGCAGATGGTGTTGCTATTCAATTCGCGGCTTCGATTgtttcccggtaaacttaaatCAAAATGGTCTGGACCATTTGTGGTGAAGGAAGTGAGGGACTATGGAGCCATTGTGATTGAGGATCCCAAGTCTAAGGAAAGCTGGACAGTTAATGGTCAAAGACTTAAGCTTTATCATGGTGGGGAAGTGGTGCGCGAATCATGTGCTGTGTTACTTAATGATCCGTGA